From the genome of Polyangiaceae bacterium, one region includes:
- the meaB gene encoding methylmalonyl Co-A mutase-associated GTPase MeaB, translating into MSEVGERVLAGDVRAVARACRAVDDRLPGYQELLSELYPNTGRAWLIGITGNPGAGKSTLTDRLITRLRGEGKRVAVVAVDPTSPFSGGAILGDRIRMQRHFEDDQVFIRSLATRGALGGLSRSAADVTRVLDAWGADVVLIETVGVGQDELEVTRLAHSTLVVASPGLGDDIQAIKAGILEIADVFCVNKADREGADATVRDLEVMLALGGEIFTKAAVASPGHTAASVAPRAERKAGGPWVPPVLQCIASKDRGVDEVLAALVSHRAWLSDTPEGQARARDRARQALIAFMRDALAVRIVHALREELDDLVKRVEARELDPYAACELLLERLSARS; encoded by the coding sequence ATGAGTGAGGTGGGCGAGCGGGTACTGGCGGGCGACGTGCGCGCGGTGGCGCGCGCTTGCCGTGCGGTGGACGATCGTTTGCCGGGCTACCAGGAGCTACTGAGCGAACTCTACCCCAACACAGGCCGCGCCTGGCTGATTGGCATCACCGGCAACCCTGGCGCGGGCAAGAGCACGCTGACGGATCGTCTGATCACGCGGCTCCGGGGCGAGGGCAAACGGGTGGCAGTAGTGGCCGTGGATCCAACGAGCCCGTTCTCCGGAGGCGCGATCCTGGGCGACCGCATTCGCATGCAGCGGCACTTCGAGGACGACCAGGTCTTCATCCGCTCCCTGGCAACCCGTGGCGCGCTTGGAGGACTTTCGCGTTCCGCCGCGGATGTGACCCGCGTGCTCGATGCGTGGGGGGCGGACGTGGTGCTGATCGAAACGGTTGGCGTGGGGCAGGACGAGTTGGAAGTGACTCGACTTGCGCACTCGACCTTGGTCGTGGCGTCGCCGGGGCTGGGCGACGACATCCAGGCCATCAAGGCGGGCATCCTCGAGATCGCGGACGTGTTCTGCGTGAACAAGGCGGATCGCGAGGGTGCGGACGCTACGGTGCGCGATCTGGAGGTGATGCTCGCCCTCGGTGGTGAAATCTTCACCAAAGCAGCTGTCGCGAGCCCCGGACATACCGCGGCCAGCGTCGCGCCACGAGCAGAGCGCAAGGCTGGGGGTCCCTGGGTCCCCCCAGTGCTCCAATGCATCGCGTCGAAGGATCGCGGTGTGGACGAGGTCCTGGCAGCCCTCGTCAGCCATCGGGCGTGGCTATCCGATACCCCAGAGGGGCAGGCGCGTGCGCGCGACCGCGCCCGGCAAGCGCTGATTGCCTTCATGCGCGACGCCCTCGCGGTCCGCATCGTTCATGCGCTCCGGGAAGAGTTGGACGACCTGGTCAAGCGCGTAGAGGCGCGAGAGCTGGATCCCTACGCAGCCTGTGAACTGCTGCTGGAAAGACTCTCAGCGCGATCCTGA